A single genomic interval of Musa acuminata AAA Group cultivar baxijiao chromosome BXJ3-4, Cavendish_Baxijiao_AAA, whole genome shotgun sequence harbors:
- the LOC135635123 gene encoding uncharacterized protein LOC135635123, with protein MSCSSSSGSEEDEGVDAYRKGGYHAVRVGDQFAGGRYIAQRKLGWGHFSTVWLAYDTRSQSFVALKIQKSAPEFAQAALHEIELLSAIAQGDTSNSKCIVRLIDHFKHSGPNGQHLCLVIEFLGDSLLRLVKYNHYKGIGLNRVRNICRSILVGLDYLHREVGIIHTDLKLENILLVSTIDLSKDPVRSVLTPILERSEGNPNGSVVVNMIEKSFKKKAKRARARISETSASTSGILQLERTLEGIDLRCKIVDFGNACWCDKQLTDDIQTRQYRSPEVVLGAGYSFSTDMWSFACMAFELATGDMLFAPKSGQGYSEDEDHLALMMELLGKMPKKVATTGSRSKDYFDRYGDLKRIKRLKFWPLDQLLVDKYKFSEADAREFAEFLCPLLDFATEKRPTAEQCLQHPWIKNRDAKANGKNNGAGVGKLEIGMSKLNVQVGR; from the exons ATGTCGTGCTCTTCGTCGTCGGGGTCGGAGGAGGACGAGGGCGTCGACGCCTACCGGAAGGGAGGGTACCATGCCGTCAGGGTGGGCGATCAGTTCGCCGGCGGGCGGTATATCGCCCAGCGGAAGCTTGGGTGGGGCCATTTCTCCACCGTCTGGCTCGCCTATGACACTCGATCCCAG AGTTTTGTTgctctcaaaattcaaaaaagtgcACCAGAATTCGCTCAAGCCGCTCTCCATGAGATTGAGCTGCTCTCGGCAATTGCTCAAGGCGATACCTCAAATTCCAAATGTATAGTTCGATTAATTGACCACTTTAAGCATTCTGGACCAAATGGCCAGCATCTTTGCCTGGTAATTGAATTCCTTGGGGATAGCCTTCTTCGTCTTGTCAAGTACAACCATTACAAAGGCATCGGACTGAATAGGGTGAGAAACATATGCAGGTCTATCTTGGTGGGTCTCGATTATTTGCACAGGGAAGTCGGCATCATTCACACAGATTTGAAACTGGAGAATATTCTTCTTGTCTCCACCATTGATCTTTCAAAAGACCCAGTCAGGTCTGTACTTACCCCAATCCTAGAGAGGTCAGAGGGCAACCCAAATGGCAGTGTAGTGGTCAATATGATTGAAAAGAGTTTTAAAAAAAAGGCAAAGAGGGCAAGGGCGAGGATCTCTGAGACAAGTGCTTCAACTTCCGGGATTTTGCAGCTGGAAAGGACCTTGGAAGGAATTGATCTTAGATGCAAGATTGTGGATTTTGGGAATGCTTGTTGGTGTGATAAACAGTTAACTGATGATATCCAGACTAGGCAGTACAGGTCACCTGAGGTTGTTCTTGGTGCTGGTTACTCCTTCTCTACAGATATGTGGTCCTTTGCATGCATGGCATTTGAGCTTGCTACTGGAGATATGCTATTTGCACCTAAAAGTGGCCAAGGATACAGTGAAGATGAG GATCATTTGGCTTTAATGATGGAGCTGCTTGGAAAGATGCCCAAAAAG GTTGCTACTACGGGATCCCGATCAAAGGATTACTTTGATAGGTATGGAGACCTGAAGAGGATCAAAAGATTGAAGTTCTGGCCACTAGATCAGCTACTGGTTGACAAATACAAATTTAGTGAGGCCGATGCTCGTGAATTTGCAGAGTTCCTTTGCCCTCTACTTGATTTTGCGACAGAAAAGCGGCCAACGGCGGAACAATGTCTACAACATCCATGGATTAAGAACAGAGATGCAAAAGCCAACGGTAAAAATAATGGAGCAGGTGTGGGGAAGCTGGAGATTGGCATGAGTAAGCTTAATGTTCAGGTGGGCAGGTGA
- the LOC103977116 gene encoding amino acid transporter AVT3C, which yields MVFGNEACSSSYGLDASAAPLLPSVGGGDLRGRLSSQPKTFANVFIAIVGSGVLGLPYAFRRTGWAAGALLLLAVAALTFHCMMLIVRTRRRLDLDGSAKIASFGDLGLAVSGSLGRLAVDAMIVLSQAGFCVGYLIFISSSLTHLLPLSLPFLSSKALYVLAMLPFQLGLNSIRSLTLLAPLSIFADVVDLGAMGVVIAEDVSIMVSRPPPIHAFAGPSVLLYGAGVAVYAFEGIGMVLPLEAEAADKSKFGRTLGLSMAFIALLYGLFGVLGYAAFGDDTRDIITTNLGAGVLTLLIQLGLCINLFFTFPVMMNPVFEVAERWLCGKRYCWWLRWALVLAVSLAATLVPNFADFLSLVGSSVCVVLGFVLPAAFHLKVFSGELGWAEATADIAIVVVGMGLAISGTWSSLMSIFNSVQS from the coding sequence ATGGTGTTTGGGAACGAGGCGTGCTCCTCCAGCTACGGCCTGGACGCGTCGGCGGCGCCGCTGCTTCCGTCGGTGGGCGGCGGCGACCTCCGGGGCCGGCTGTCGTCGCAGCCCAAGACGTTCGCGAACGTCTTCATCGCGATCGTGGGCTCCGGCGTTCTGGGCCTCCCGTACGCGTTCCGGCGCACCGGGTGGGCCGCcggcgccctcctcctcctcgccgtcGCCGCCCTCACCTTCCACTGCATGATGCTCATCGTCCGCACCCGCCGCCGCCTCGACCTTGACGGATCTGCCAAGATCGCCTCCTTCGGCGACCTCGGCCTCGCCGTATCCGGCTCCCTCGGCCGCCTGGCCGTCGATGCCATGATCGTGCTTAGCCAGGCCGGGTTCTGCGTCGGTTACCTCATCTTCATCTCCAGCTCCCTCACccacctcctccctctctccctccccTTCCTCTCCTCCAAAGCCCTCTACGTGCTGGCCATGCTGCCCTTCCAGCTGGGCCTCAACTCCATCCGGAGCCTCACCCTCCTCGCCCCGCTCAGCATCTTCGCCGACGTCGTCGACCTCGGCGCCATGGGCGTCGTCATCGCCGAGGACGTCTCCATCATGGTCTCCCGCCCCCCGCCCATCCACGCATTCGCCGGTCCGTCGGTCCTCCTCTACGGCGCCGGCGTCGCGGTCTACGCCTTCGAGGGCATCGGCATGGTCCTCCCCCTCGAGGCCGAGGCTGCCGACAAGTCCAAGTTCGGGCGCACCCTCGGCCTGTCCATGGCCTTCATCGCCCTCCTCTACGGCCTCTTCGGCGTGCTCGGTTACGCCGCCTTCGGCGACGACACCAGGGACATCATCACCACCAACCTCGGCGCCGGCGTGCTCACGCTGCTCATCCAGCTCGGCCTTTGCATCAACCTCTTCTTCACGTTCCCGGTGATGATGAACCCGGTGTTCGAGGTCGCGGAGCGGTGGCTGTGCGGCAAGAGGTACTGCTGGTGGCTGCGGTGGGCGTTGGTGCTGGCGGTGAGCCTGGCGGCGACTCTGGTGCCCAACTTCGCCGACTTCCTCTCGTTGGTCGGGAGCAGTGTGTGCGTCGTCCTCGGCTTCGTGCTGCCGGCTGCGTTCCACCTCAAGGTGTTCAGCGGTGAGCTGGGCTGGGCCGAGGCCACGGCCGACATCGCCATCGTCGTCGTCGGCATGGGGCTAGCCATCTCCGGCACCTGGTCCTCTCTCATGTCCATCTTCAACTCTGtgcagtcttaa
- the LOC135635256 gene encoding NAC domain-containing protein 54-like, translating into MDCFLSPPPSLSLSLSLLLKRRQVLFSDWQEMAPVTLPPGFRFHPTDEELVGYYLKKKINGHNLELEIIPEVDLYKCEPWELPEKSFLPSKDLEWYFFSPRDRKYPNGSRTNRATQSGYWKATGKDRRVSSQRRAVGMKKTLVYYRGRAPHGSRTDWVMHEYRLDENECETTASGLQDSYALCRVFKKSAPGPKILEHYGSSCKGSTELSPTVNGNCHRFPPEICSSKMVQGSSPNVSASADVKWMQYLSPEAFTDTPPFLDPACFPYIPSKVDIALECARLQHRLSLPPLEMDDFSQNSLADSNNASHLGGHQESASQADVVLREILSVASASQERTMCSSDYPNVFAGSSTHFDEFACLLGLERRTEGMPFPEINDFGEEFKEEHKTAESSTDVRISELSV; encoded by the exons ATGGACTGCTTCCTTtcccctcctccctctctctctctctctctctctctcttgctcaaGAGAAGGCAGGTCTTGTTCTCAGATTGGCAGGAAATGGCACCGGTCACGTTGCCTCCAGGCTTCCGGTTTCATCCCACCGACGAAGAGCTCGTCGGATATTATCTCAAGAAGAAGATCAATGGGCATAATCTTGAGCTGGAAATCATCCCTGAGGTTGATCTCTACAAGTGCGAGCCATGGGAGTTACCAG AGAAGTCCTTCTTGCCGAGCAAAGACCTGGAATGGTACTTCTTCAGCCCCCGAGATCGGAAGTACCCCAACGGATCGAGGACGAACCGAGCAACTCAATCTGGTTACTGGAAGGCCACAGGGAAGGACCGAAGAGTGAGCTCCCAAAGGCGAGCTGTGGGCATGAAGAAGACGCTCGTTTACTACAGAGGGCGAGCGCCGCATGGCTCTCGTACGGATTGGGTCATGCACGAGTACCGCCTCGATGAGAATGAGTGTGAGACGACGGCCTCCGGCTTACAG GATTCTTATGCTCTATGTCGCGTGTTTAAGAAGAGTGCACCAGGCCCTAAGATCTTAGAGCATTATGGTTCATCTTGTAAAGGATCAACTGAGCTTTCACCAACAGTTAATGGGAATTGCCATCGTTTTCCACCTGAGATTTGCTCTTCCAAGATGGTTCAAGGATCCTCACCTAATGTAAGTGCTTCTGCAGATGTCAAGTGGATGCAGTATCTGTCACCAGAAGCATTCACCGATACTCCTCCGTTTCTTGATCCAGCATGCTTCCCCTACATTCCATCGAAG GTAGACATAGCCTTGGAGTGTGCAAGACTACAACACAGGCTCTCCTTGCCGCCCTTGGAAATGGATGACTTCTCACAGAACAGTCTCGCCGACTCAAACAATGCCTCGCATTTGGGTGGCCACCAAGAAAGTGCAAGTCAAGCGGACGTCGTTTTGCGAGAGATCTTATCGGTTGCCTCGGCATCTCAGGAGCGGACGATGTGCAGCTCCGACTACCCTAATGTATTTGCTGGAAGCAGTACTCACTTCGATGAATTTGCATGTCTGTTGGGACTTGAGAGAAGAACAGAAGGCATGCCTTTTCCTGAAATAAACGACTTCGGAGAAGAGTTTAAGGAAGAGCATAAGACAGCGGAGAGTTCAACAGATGTAAGAATCAGTGAACTATCTGTATAA
- the LOC135634710 gene encoding ferredoxin--NADP reductase, leaf isozyme, chloroplastic-like → MASAAVTAAVSLPSSKPSLSPASLERISFHKTCLHPRSTAAAKAGRLVTVRAQVTTEAPAKVAKVSKKDDEGVVTNKYKPKEPYIGRCLINTKITGDDAPGETNHIVFSTEGEIPYREGQSIGVIADGIDKNGKPHKLRLYSIASSAIGDFGDSKTVSLCVKRLVYTNEQGEIVKGVCSNFLCDLKPGAAVKITGPVGKEMLMPKDPNATVVMLGTGTGIAPFRAFLWKMFFEKHENYKFNGLAWLFLGVPTSSSLLYKEEFEKMKELAPENFRLDFAVSREQTNEKGEKMYIQTRMAQYASELWELLKKDNTFVYMCGLKGMEKGIDDIMVSLAAKDGIDWLTYKRELKKAEQWNVEVY, encoded by the exons ATGGCTTCTGCCGCAGTCACCGCTGCAGTTTCCCTCCCTTCCTCCAAGCCATCCCTCTCCCCTGCCTCCCTCGAGCGAATCAGCTTCCACAAG ACATGCTTGCACCCACGAAGCACCGCTGCAGCTAAAGCAGGCAGGTTGGTCACGGTCAGAGCACAGGTCACGACCGAGGCTCCTGCCAAGGTAGCCAAGGTGTCGAAGAAGGACGACGAGGGCGTCGTCACCAACAAGTACAAACCCAAGGAGCCATACATCGGGAGGTGCCTCATCAACACTAAGATCACCGGAGACGACGCACCCGGAGAGACCAACCACATAGTCTTCAGCACCGAGG GGGAGATTCCCTACAGAGAAGGTCAATCGATAGGCGTGATCGCTGATGGGATCGACAAGAACGGGAAGCCACACAAGCTGAGGCTCTACTCGATCGCCAGTAGCGCTATTGGGGATTTTGGAGACTCCAAGACC GTTTCCCTCTGTGTGAAGAGGCTTGTTTATACAAATGAACAAGGAGAGATAGTGAAAGGAGTCTGCTCCAACTTCCTAT GTGACCTCAAGCCTGGTGCTGCAGTTAAGATTACCGGACCGGTTGGGAAGGAGATGCTTATGCCTAAAGATCCCAATGCAACTGTCGTAATG CTTGGAACAGGGACTGGTATTGCTCCTTTCAGAGCATTCCTGTGGAAAATGTTCTTTGAGAAGCATGAAAACTACAAG TTCAATGGACTTGCATGGCTCTTTTTGGGAGTTCCTACAAGCAGCTCTTTGCTCTACAAGGAG GAATTTGAGAAGATGAAAGAGTTGGCACCAGAAAATTTCCGTCTAGATTTTGCTGTCAGCAGAGAACAAACAAATGAAAAGGGAGAGAAGATGTACATCCAGACTCGTATGGCACAATATGCAAGTGAGCTGTGGGAGCTACTGAAGAAGGACAACACCTTTGTTTACATGTGTGGATTGAAAGGAATGGAGAAGGGTATTGATGATATCATGGTTTCCTTGGCTGCCAAAGATG GCATTGATTGGCTGACCTACAAGAGGGAACTGAAGAAGGCAGAACAATGGAATGTGGAGGTCTATTGA